In the genome of Micromonospora sp. Llam0, the window GGACCTCGAGGTGTTCGGTGATCCGGCCGAATGAGATTCGGCGAGGAGCGAAAGCGCTCGACGTACGACTGGTCTTCGCAGGGCGGGAAGCTGCCAAGATGCGTCCTTCCGAGGACCGGTGCTGCAGACGGCTGTTTCGCGCGCACTCCAAAGAACCTCGGTCAAAATATCCAGGATCGGACATTCCGGGCGCGAGGCAAGTCGGAAGGCAGCGCAAACTAGCAGTGTAGCCGAGCGGCTAACCGCTGTCCAGCCCGACGCCGAAGGACGTCGCGGAGCTGGTCGGGGCGACCGGGACCGGTGCCTCCGTACCGCTCGGAACGCGGCGTTCCCACGGAACCTGGTGGGGGCTGGCGAACACCGGGACCCCTGACCGGTCTCCCGATCCGGCGACCCGCTGCTGGTGCCATTACCCAGCTTTGGCCGTCGCAAGCCCGTGAAACAGCTTGCTGTAGTCAGCGTGCCTGCCGGTCCGTGCCGCGTCAAGGCCTGTCGTACGGGGAGATCGCCACTGATTCAGCCGGTTGCCGGCCGGCCGGGCAGCCCCGTCGACCCCGGCGACGGGCGAAATGCCCTGATCATCGGGCAATCGCACCGGGTGTGCGAACGGAAACGGGCGGCAACCCCCGTCGGGGATCGCCGCCCGCAACCAACCTCGGTGTGGGTCAGGTCACTTGAGGGTGACCTTCGCGCCCTCCGCCTCCAGCTTGGCCTTGGCCTTGTCGGCGGTCTCCTTGTTGGCCTTCTCGAGGACCGCCTTCGGCGCGGCCTCGACCAGGTCCTTGGCCTCCTTGAGGCCGAGGCCGGTCAGCTCCCGGACCACCTTGATGACCTGGATCTTCTTGCCACCGTCCGCGTCGAGGATGACGTCGAACTCGTCCTTCTCCGGCTCGGCCTCGGCCGGGGCGGCAGCCGGGCCACCGGCGGCCGCGACGGCCACCGGCGCGGCGGCGGTCACGTCGAAGGTCTCCTCGAACTGCTTCACGAACTCCGAGAGCTCGATCAGCGTCATCTCCTTGAACGCGTCGAGCAGCTCGTCGGTGCTGAGCTTCGCCATGGTCGGCTTCCTTTCGAATTGATGACGTTAACGGGGCGCTGGCGGGTCAGGCCTGCGTACCCTCGGATTCGCGCTTGTCCTGCAGCGCTGCCGCCAGGCGGGCGGTCTTCGACAGCGGGGCCTGCAGCACGGCCGCAGCCTTGCTCAGGTTCGCCTTCATGCCACCGGCCAGCTTGGCCAGCAGCACCTCGCGGGACTCGAGGTCGGCCAGCTTGTTGACCTCGGTCGCGGTGATCGCGCGCCCCTCGAAGACCCCGCCCTTGATGACGAGCATCGGGTTGGCCTTGGCGAAGTCGCGCAGGCCCTTCGCGGCCTCGACCACGTCGCCGGAGACGAAGGTGAGCGCGGTAGGACCGGTGAACAGCTTGTCGAGTCCGTCGATGCCCGCGTCCGACGCGGCCCGCTTGGCCAGGGTGTTCTTCGCCACCGAGTAGGTCGCGCTCTGCCCCAGCGAACGGCGCAGCTGGGTCAGCTGGGCGACGGTGAGACCCCGGTACTCGGTGAGCACCGTGGCACCCGATTCACGGAACCGTTCGGTCAGGTCGGCGACCGCGGTCGCCTTGTCGGCACGAACCGGCTTGTCCGCCATGTCCCTCCTCTCTGGTGCTCCAGGCTGGCGGCCGACCGGCGGGTGGCCGGCCGGCCGTGAAGATCCCGCGCCCACGAAAAACGCCCCGGGCGCAGGGCGCACGGGGCGAGGCAGCCGTCAACCGACGGCGAAGACTCATCGTCCGTTCCGCCCCTGCGCGGGCCGCCCGTGGAAACGGGACCTTCAACCGTGCCGAGGCACGGTGACCAGCGGTCTTTGGGTGTGGATACGGTAAGCGTACGGCACGGCACGGGCGGGCACCAAATCCGTCCGGCACGGCGGTGGGGTGGGGTCCACCGGACCCCACCCCACCGTCTGTCGATCGGGACCGCTCAGCCTTC includes:
- the rplL gene encoding 50S ribosomal protein L7/L12: MAKLSTDELLDAFKEMTLIELSEFVKQFEETFDVTAAAPVAVAAAGGPAAAPAEAEPEKDEFDVILDADGGKKIQVIKVVRELTGLGLKEAKDLVEAAPKAVLEKANKETADKAKAKLEAEGAKVTLK
- the rplJ gene encoding 50S ribosomal protein L10 — encoded protein: MADKPVRADKATAVADLTERFRESGATVLTEYRGLTVAQLTQLRRSLGQSATYSVAKNTLAKRAASDAGIDGLDKLFTGPTALTFVSGDVVEAAKGLRDFAKANPMLVIKGGVFEGRAITATEVNKLADLESREVLLAKLAGGMKANLSKAAAVLQAPLSKTARLAAALQDKRESEGTQA